In Clupea harengus chromosome 13, Ch_v2.0.2, whole genome shotgun sequence, one DNA window encodes the following:
- the calhm3 gene encoding calcium homeostasis modulator protein 3 has product MERLKLVLQYFQSNSESISNGICALLALISVKLYTSFDFNCPCIAQYNKLYGLGVMFVPPIILFLLGVLINRHTGVMMEEWLRPIGKRSKNPAVIKHLFSGMIQRSLLAPMVWILVTLLDGKCFVCAFSMNVDPRHFSGIPNNTGLEMTKLLAKVPCKEDAIFLNTTFRKAVSRYVRCYSQAIGWSILLLLILLGAVGRVVKPCFNHANSLQTRYWSNYLDIEQKLFEETCVLHARDFARKCVVQFFEGMRDDSVLRLPLARALITRPCRRDEFEEEEEEERLHGITRQEQVDHMLHTWYQCKPELDVTKMAYKPRACITWEDDRGRAVFSDV; this is encoded by the exons ATGGAGCGTTTGAAGTTAGTTCTGCAATACTTTCAATCCAACTCGGAGTCAATCTCCAACGGAATCTGTGCGCTTTTGGCACTTATCAGTGTTAAACTCTACACAAGTTTTGATTTTAACTGTCCGTGCATCGCTCAATATAACAAATTATACGGACTGGGGGTCATGTTCGTACCCCCAATCATACTTTTCCTACTGGGAGTGCTCATTAACCGACACACGGGCGTAATGATGGAAGAATGGCTAAGACCCATTGGCAAAAGATCAAAAAATCCAGCTGTGATCAA acacTTGTTCTCAGGCATGATCCAGAGAAGCCTCCTGGCCCCCATGGTGTGGATCCTGGTGACCCTCCTGGATGGgaagtgctttgtgtgtgcgttcagCATGAACGTGGACCCAAGGCATTTCAGCGGCATTCCCAACAACACCGGGCTGGAGATGACCAAGCTCCTAGCGAAGGTGCCCTGCAAGGAGGATGCCATCTTCCTGAACACCACCTTCCGCAAGGCTGTGTCACGTTATGTCCGTTGCTACTCTCAG GCGATAGGCTGGTCCATCCTGCTGCTCCTCATACTGTTGGGAGCAGTGGGTCGAGTGGTCAAGCCCTGCTTCAACCACGCCAACTCTCTGCAGACGCGCTACTGGAGCAACTACCTAGACATCGAGCAGAAGCTCTTCGAGGAGACCTGCGTCCTGCACGCACGCGACTTTGCCCGCAAGTGCGTCGTGCAGTTCTTCGAGGGCATGCGTGATGACTCTGTACTACGCTTGCCGCTGGCCCGTGCTCTGATCACCCGACCCTGCCGTAGGGACGAgtttgaggaagaggaggaggaggagcgtcTCCATGGCATCACCCGTCAGGAGCAGGTGGACCATATGCTGCACACCTGGTACCAGTGTAAGCCTGAGCTGGATGTGACCAAGATGGCTTACAAACCCAGAGCCTGTATCACCTGGGAGGATGACCGAGGCCGGGCAGTGTTCTCTGATGTATAG